Proteins encoded in a region of the Ptychodera flava strain L36383 chromosome 4, AS_Pfla_20210202, whole genome shotgun sequence genome:
- the LOC139131618 gene encoding uncharacterized protein isoform X1, whose protein sequence is MECRKRQCLSLHAFMTSGNSRCEEQASKKVVYFDNSTVIEAEAKNKTKLQLENERQLKEAELVKNQDRNNDLFYQAALQRRAILDYKFGDKHGMGSFSSLDISEFTDPKARLRIALMGPAGVGKSSFINTCERTIKIVDKGSCEVFSGGEGTVRLQDYLGGVCAFRLVDVRGFQNMDQDTLATVREVVDGNIRPGEVVKYKKSSKGAKYEVPLLDRIHGVICCTSPMDPYLRDGSVVKLLDEFRNILRERGITPVIVITHKDMIENQEQREQMIDKISAATATAKNHVFFLRNYTPEFNQRDPTIELDVFRVLHSALVTAERFVKIAKQRMMSDSVTSLPRAASYLSLTSATFDFERSAQSSPTRSPLYENVQLRASKMSLNTCSIQEFFRHVTEEHNLPESEMAKLQSDLLRLGVRTLAALVRVWEKVSKQMIKDVHIKTCIATELDKQINSLPMATIL, encoded by the exons ATGGAATGCCGAAAGAGACAATGCTTATCGCTACACGCTTTCATGACGTCAGGGAATTCACGTTGTGAAGAG CAAGCTTCGAAGAAGGTCGTATATTTCGACAACTCTACAGTTATCGAGGCTGAggctaaaaacaaaacaaaactccaACTGGAAAATGAGCGGCAACTAAAAGAAGCGGAACTTGTGAAGAACCAAGATCGTAATAATGATTTGTTCTACCAGGCGGCCCTCCAGCGTCGCGCCATCTTGGATTATAAGTTCGGTGACAAACACGGAATGGGAAGCTTTAGTTCGTTGGACATTAGCGAATTTACCGATCCTAAAGCTAGATTGAGAATAGCCCTGATGGGTCCGGCTGGTGTCGGTAAAAGCAGTTTTATAAATACTTGTGAAAGAACAATCAAAATCGTAGATAAAG GGTCTTGTGAAGTTTTCTCCGGCGGCGAAGGAACAGTCCGTCTCCAAGATTACCTGGGTGGAGTGTGCGCATTCCGCTTGGTCGATGTTCGAGGCTTCCAAAACATGGACCAGGACACACTGGCGACGGTAAGAGAAGTTGTAGATGGAAACATTCGGCCAGGGGAGGTGGTGAAGTACAAGAAGAGTTCAAAGGGCGCCAAATATGAAGTGCCGCTGCTTGATCGCATTCACGGAGTAATCTGTTGTACCAGTCCTATGGACCCGTACCTTAGAGACGGGAGCGTAGTAAAACTACTTGACGAGTTTCGGAACATTCTCAGAGAAAGAG GAATCACACCAGTAATCGTTATAACTCACAAGGACATGATAGAGAACCAAGAACAAAGAGAACAGATGATC GACAAGATCTCGGCCGCCACAGCAACTGCCAAGAATCACGTGTTTTTCCTGCGGAACTACACGCCTGAGTTCAACCAACGGGACCCGACTATAGAGCTGGACGTTTTCAGGGTTCTCCACAGCGCACTGGTGACAGCTGAACGCTTTGTGAAGATTGCTAAACAGCGAATGATGTCCGACTCAGTGACGTCTCTGCCACGCGCCGCCAGTTATTTAAGCTTAACCAGTGCAACATTTGACTTCGAAAGATCAGCTCAATCGTCCCCAACACGATCACCTTTATATGAAAACGTGCAGTTACGAG CATCAAAGATGTCTTTGAACACTTGTTCGATTCAAGAGTTCTTTAGGCACGTTACGGAAGAACACAATTTACCA gaatCTGAAATGGCGAAGCTTCAATCGGATTTGCTGAGACTCGGTGTACGGACATTGGCAGCTTTGGTCAGAGTCTGGGAAAAAGTCAGCAAACAGATGATTAAGGATGTACACATCAAAACCTGTATCGCCACGGAACTTGACAAACAAATCAATTCTCTGCCAATGGCCACAATCTTGTGA
- the LOC139131618 gene encoding uncharacterized protein isoform X2: MGNKQASKKVVYFDNSTVIEAEAKNKTKLQLENERQLKEAELVKNQDRNNDLFYQAALQRRAILDYKFGDKHGMGSFSSLDISEFTDPKARLRIALMGPAGVGKSSFINTCERTIKIVDKGSCEVFSGGEGTVRLQDYLGGVCAFRLVDVRGFQNMDQDTLATVREVVDGNIRPGEVVKYKKSSKGAKYEVPLLDRIHGVICCTSPMDPYLRDGSVVKLLDEFRNILRERGITPVIVITHKDMIENQEQREQMIDKISAATATAKNHVFFLRNYTPEFNQRDPTIELDVFRVLHSALVTAERFVKIAKQRMMSDSVTSLPRAASYLSLTSATFDFERSAQSSPTRSPLYENVQLRASKMSLNTCSIQEFFRHVTEEHNLPESEMAKLQSDLLRLGVRTLAALVRVWEKVSKQMIKDVHIKTCIATELDKQINSLPMATIL, encoded by the exons ATGGGAAACAAG CAAGCTTCGAAGAAGGTCGTATATTTCGACAACTCTACAGTTATCGAGGCTGAggctaaaaacaaaacaaaactccaACTGGAAAATGAGCGGCAACTAAAAGAAGCGGAACTTGTGAAGAACCAAGATCGTAATAATGATTTGTTCTACCAGGCGGCCCTCCAGCGTCGCGCCATCTTGGATTATAAGTTCGGTGACAAACACGGAATGGGAAGCTTTAGTTCGTTGGACATTAGCGAATTTACCGATCCTAAAGCTAGATTGAGAATAGCCCTGATGGGTCCGGCTGGTGTCGGTAAAAGCAGTTTTATAAATACTTGTGAAAGAACAATCAAAATCGTAGATAAAG GGTCTTGTGAAGTTTTCTCCGGCGGCGAAGGAACAGTCCGTCTCCAAGATTACCTGGGTGGAGTGTGCGCATTCCGCTTGGTCGATGTTCGAGGCTTCCAAAACATGGACCAGGACACACTGGCGACGGTAAGAGAAGTTGTAGATGGAAACATTCGGCCAGGGGAGGTGGTGAAGTACAAGAAGAGTTCAAAGGGCGCCAAATATGAAGTGCCGCTGCTTGATCGCATTCACGGAGTAATCTGTTGTACCAGTCCTATGGACCCGTACCTTAGAGACGGGAGCGTAGTAAAACTACTTGACGAGTTTCGGAACATTCTCAGAGAAAGAG GAATCACACCAGTAATCGTTATAACTCACAAGGACATGATAGAGAACCAAGAACAAAGAGAACAGATGATC GACAAGATCTCGGCCGCCACAGCAACTGCCAAGAATCACGTGTTTTTCCTGCGGAACTACACGCCTGAGTTCAACCAACGGGACCCGACTATAGAGCTGGACGTTTTCAGGGTTCTCCACAGCGCACTGGTGACAGCTGAACGCTTTGTGAAGATTGCTAAACAGCGAATGATGTCCGACTCAGTGACGTCTCTGCCACGCGCCGCCAGTTATTTAAGCTTAACCAGTGCAACATTTGACTTCGAAAGATCAGCTCAATCGTCCCCAACACGATCACCTTTATATGAAAACGTGCAGTTACGAG CATCAAAGATGTCTTTGAACACTTGTTCGATTCAAGAGTTCTTTAGGCACGTTACGGAAGAACACAATTTACCA gaatCTGAAATGGCGAAGCTTCAATCGGATTTGCTGAGACTCGGTGTACGGACATTGGCAGCTTTGGTCAGAGTCTGGGAAAAAGTCAGCAAACAGATGATTAAGGATGTACACATCAAAACCTGTATCGCCACGGAACTTGACAAACAAATCAATTCTCTGCCAATGGCCACAATCTTGTGA